The nucleotide sequence atattcgcggtcgtacggaccgacggaaagacagcgtaggtcaaatatctcacctttagtaccatccttggattataatcttttatttgacacctcatttatcattcaagctggtataataatggaggagttatattcgcggtcggaggggccgacgcacagaccgcctaagtaaaatatgtcacctttagtaccatccttgaattataagctttcatttgacacctcatttgtcattctacctggtataatgacggaggagttatattcccggtcgtacggaccgacggacagaccgcctaggtcaaatatctcaccttaagtaccatccttggatcataagctttcatctgacacctcatttatcattcaagctggtataatgatggaggagttatattcgcggtcggacagaccgccatggtcaaatatctcacctttagtaccatccttggatcatcagctttcatttgacacctcatttgtgattctacctggtataatgacaaagaagttatattcgcggtcgtacggaccgaaggaaagacagcataggtcaaatatctcacctttagtaccatccttggatcataagctttcatctgacacctcatttatcattcaagctggtataatgatggaggagttatattcgcggtcgtacgaaccgacggaaagacagcctaggtcaaatatctcacctttagtaccatccttggattataagctttcatttgacacctcatttgtcattctacctggtataatgatccaggagttatattcgcggtcggacagaccgacggacagacagccaaggtcaaatatctcacctttagtaccatccttggattatcagctttcatttgacacctcatttgtcattctacctggtataatgacggaggagttatattcccggtcgtacggaccgacggaaggacagcttgggtcaaatatctcacctttagtaccatcgttggactatcagctttcatttgacacctcatttgtcattgtatctggtataatgacggagaagttatattcgcggtcgtacggaccgacggaaagacagcataggtcaaatatctcacctttagtaccatccttagattataatcttttatttgacacctcattcatcattcaagctggtagttatattcgcggtcggaggggccgacgcacagaccgcgtaagtcaaatatgtcaactttagtaccatccttggattataagctttcatttgacacctcatttgtcattctacctggtataatgacggaggagttatattcgcggtcgtacggaccgacggaaaaacagcctaggtcaaatatctcacctttagtaccatccttggattataagctttcatttgacacctcatttgtcattctacctggtataatgatggaggaattatattcgcggtcggacagaccgacaaacagaccgccaaggtcaaatatctcacctttagtaccatccttggattataagctttcatttgacacctcatttgtcattctacctggtataatgatggaggaattatattcgcggtcggacagaccgacaaacagaccgccaaggtcaaatatctcatctttagtaccatccttggattatcagctttcagttgacacctcatttgtcattctagctggtatgttgacggaggagttgtgattacagacagacggacggacagacggacgtggataatacaaagttttcacattttttcaaaattgggtgaaaacaacatgatgccagaatgatttgttgatgaaagtaatatatacattttcaaattgcctatttttcggtgtggataatattatattcaacagtgatgccaaatttctgatgccaaaatgattgataatgaaagtgggatatacgttttcatgtatatagcggcagcgacaaaacggtaaaacactgaactaaatgtatataatattttcactgtaccatcattttggactcaaacattttatggaataaacttatataacttagtaagggataaacaaagaaagctgatatattaaagtaacatcaagaaatcaaatctctaactaccgagttgattagacttctggtaacaagtgcagaaaaaaagttattaaggtagtgtaaagtggcatcgatatacagatgccactttgcaagacgatgccaaatcgatggtaaatgcataatgtatcgatgccaaattgatagtaggatgtatatatatatatatatatatatatatatatatatatatatatatatatatatatatatatatatatatatatatatatatatatatatatatatatatatatatatatatatatatatatatatatacggagTCAACGCCTATAAAGAGCCGATTTCTTGGCTTTGCTATTGTTAAAGCTGCTcttgaaaatagcctttccgtaggtacagatgttgctggcgttccgagaaaatcctttGCCATTCTCGATAATTacgggtagatattttcgtgtcttctccaccaatcaCGTATTTCTCAGaatcttctgacctaggctcatttaagtatttttaaatttcatacTTCTAAGATTGTAAGTTATCACTATCGGCTTTCTTAAATAGTtaagtaatatctaaatcaaattcgttatcttcttttttcagactaagtgctggctctggtattggattctgtagATCAGCGGTGCTCAAAGCGTCGAtcggtcgatcgccaaagtttttgaagtcgatcgcgattcacggaaaaGCTAAATACAAATAGAAAAGACGGGGACTGCGCTGACTCACCACACGTGCATGAGCGAAATATGCGATCTGCTCACCCAAAAGTTGTGATAATGCCGATTCGGCATATCAGCATTCACAGATAACTTAAACTGGTAAGTGTGCTGTATACCGGCATTCGGCATTGTATTGCTGTTAGTTAATCATTAATCATTCATTACCAAAGTATttgcgagaagtgtccttgcagacttcccacatactcaacatcgtccggtgcttatctccatcggaatatcaattccaataattagatcatatcctcgacccaggtggaatcttagaaaagcaaactggaagaagttctctgaacaactagaccggaccttgagctgggtccctccaaccagcaaacattatgagaggtttgtgggcgcagtaataagcactgccaagaaaaccatccctagggggtatcgcaaagaatatgtgcctagatagactgaaacatgtgaagacttatacacgaagtttctcgaaagtggtgaccgagaaatagccgatgagcttttacacaacatcgatacagctagacgccaaaaatggataaagactgtcgaaaaccttgacttcaaaaaatcaagccggcaggcatggtccttgttgcggaaaattggaggagctaaccagctggaatccagagagtctaaaatgtctcctaacaaggttgcctcccatatagtatctctatccagagctccacgagatcgaacacatactaccaacgtgaaaagagacttaagggcattaaaacaaatgaacagaacgaactccgaatattcagcaagaatatttatttctgaaatcacacatgcgctgaaagaaatgaaatcaggtaaagcacctggctttgatggtatccatccagagttcttgataaacagtggtgcatacacgaaacagtggcttgcaatgttctttaatgatatacttcagtcaggtaacattcctttctcacttaagcgaacaaagataattgcaattccgaaaccgggcaaatcaaacgataagccagaaaactaccgccccatagctctactcagcatggtatataaactattagaaaagcttctcctcaacagaattagtcacaggatactagaaaatgttcccattgaacaagctggcttccgccctcatcgaagctgtacggaccaagtgctgtcattaacaacttttatagaagctagttttcaaaagaaacaaaagacagcaacagtatttatagatctaacagcagcatatgatactgtttggagacagggattaatatataaactggcccgcattatcccctgcagaaagataattaacctcattgacaacatgctgaccaacagagccttccaggatataatgggaaaggagacgagtagacagatgaaacttaacaatggtcttccacagggttctgtccttgcccctttacttttcagcctctatattgctgacatgcctgaaaccgaatctcggaagtttggatatgctgacgactggacccttgcaacaagccaccaatctttagaaactacagagatcactctcacgaatgacttatccatcctcagcgaataccttaagaaatggagactacagccaagtactacaaaaactgaagtatcagcttttcatctaaacaacaagttggcaaacagagaattgcgagtgtattttaataacaagctgttaaaacacaataaatacccgaaataccttggggttactctagacagaacgctcacattcagagaacacctgacgaaaacagcagcaaaattgaaaacacgcaacagtataatacagaaactctgcggcactacatgggggtccacagcatcaacattaagatcctctgctcttggcctgatatatccggtggcagaatactgtgctccagtgtggctaaatagcaggcatactcacctggtcgacacccaactaaaccgtactatgcgtatgataacaggcacaattaagcccacccctacaatgtggctacctacccttagtaatatagcaccacccaacctacgccgcgaacatgcattggttaaagaatataacaaaataatggacagtcgccagcttctagtccacaacgacatccccgatattcttggaaaccgtctccgatccaggttaccccctctacaatctgctcaagcgctgcagcaatccaactttgacttaaatacccaatggagagaagattgggaaagtaggacagatccgcattaccatagtctaccggacatcatagggaaacctggcgaatttgaacgtccccgtaagatttgggcagcccttaatcgaattcgaacaaactgtggaagatgcgccgactccctccacagatggggtaaactcccctcgccttcttgtgactgcggcgctgcaagacagacgatcactcacattgttcaggactgcccacgcagagcatacacaggcgaccctatagactttgtaatggcaaccgaagggtcaatcgaatatataaaaaaattggacatctgtttgtgatgcattgtataatgcataaatctaaatatattctgtgatatacttaagccatacgctaaataaataaaccaaAGTATTTTAGATACcagtaaaatattttattatacgtTAATATTTGAAACTCGATATGAGTGCGgcgaaaaaaataaaacatataattttaataataccTGTGAAGAAGAATTTCTGTTTACTATGGTGAAAGAGAAGTAGTGTGTTTGTCTTGTTTGTCGGTCTCCCCTGGCTTTTCCCAAACGCGGAAATTTAGAACGGCATTATAAAGCTTTGCACCAAAACTATGAAAATGATTTTCCGCAAAATAGCTTGTTTAAAAAACGGAAAGTGCAATACTTGAAAAATAGTTTGAAGGCGGAACAATCAATGTTCACTAGGCCTGTTAAACAATCAGTAGCTGCAACGATTGCGTCGTTCAAAATTTCTTATATACTGGCACAACATAAAAAACCGTTTGAAGACGGAGAGGTAGTGAAAGAAGCATTCATTGAAGCAGCGAGTGTAtgatttgaggacttcaaaaataaaacagatattgTGTCTGCTATTAAAGAAGTCGGGTTGTCACGTCCAACGGTCACCAGACGTATCGAAATCATGGGCAAAGATTTGGAAAGCCAAGTGAATAGTGATATTACGAAGTGTGTATATTTTTGTTTGCAATTTGACGAGTCAACCGATATGGCTGATACCGCCCAGTTGTGTATTTTCATTCGGATGGTATTTTCTGATATGTCGTGTAGAGATTTGTTAACAATGTTGCCTCTGAAAGAAAAAACTCGCAGAGAAGATATATACAacgtttttataaattttgtgaAACAATACGAGATACCGATTTACAAACTAATGTGTATTACAACAGATGGTGCACCATCCATGACTGGCGTTAACAATGGATTTGTTGCATTATGTCGAGCTAACGATGACTTTCCATCGTTTTTTTCATTTCATTGCATCATTCACCAGCAAGTTTTGTGctccaaaattttaaatatggACGACATTATGAAGATGACAACAAAAATTGTGAATTCTAAAGCACAATTGGAAGCTAGCGACTCTGTGGAACACACTGATTTACTTCTGCATACAGATGTGAGGTGGTTGAGCCGTGGAAAATTTTTAGATAGGTT is from Diabrotica virgifera virgifera chromosome 9, PGI_DIABVI_V3a and encodes:
- the LOC126891223 gene encoding protein FAM200A-like — its product is MGKDLESQVNSDITKCVYFCLQFDESTDMADTAQLCIFIRMVFSDMSCRDLLTMLPLKEKTRREDIYNVFINFVKQYEIPIYKLMCITTDGAPSMTGVNNGFVALCRANDDFPSFFSFHCIIHQQVLCSKILNMDDIMKMTTKIVNSKAQLEASDSVEHTDLLLHTDVRWLSRGKFLDRFQELLSEIISFLEKRGDDTHLLQNEK